One window of the Pseudomonas sp. MPC6 genome contains the following:
- a CDS encoding NIPSNAP family protein, giving the protein MFVDERIYTLHNGKLGEFLKLYEALGKDVQVRILGNMIGYFHTDIGPLNQVVHMWGYESMDDRWRRRQELQASEEWLEYALKMRPLVQNIENKILIPESWSPIGGTDK; this is encoded by the coding sequence ATGTTTGTTGATGAGCGAATTTATACTCTTCATAACGGCAAGCTCGGCGAATTTCTTAAGTTGTATGAGGCCTTGGGCAAGGATGTTCAAGTTCGTATTCTGGGTAATATGATTGGCTATTTCCATACCGATATTGGGCCGCTGAATCAAGTGGTACATATGTGGGGCTACGAGTCGATGGATGACCGATGGAGACGCCGGCAGGAACTGCAGGCCAGTGAGGAGTGGCTTGAATACGCTCTTAAAATGCGCCCGCTAGTGCAAAATATTGAAAACAAGATTCTCATTCCTGAGTCTTGGAGCCCGATCGGCGGCACCGATAAGTAA